A genomic stretch from Hemicordylus capensis ecotype Gifberg chromosome 1, rHemCap1.1.pri, whole genome shotgun sequence includes:
- the RD3L gene encoding protein RD3-like, giving the protein MSFFGWMKWSKSFSDKTGQYPSSEIVKTTLLRELKWHLKERERLIQEIENEQKDQKAGVDYNWLRSQQSPQITIPATEQRQLEVLCSQIQPCQTGIILSRFREVLAENDVLPWEIVYIFKQVLKEFLTNLEKESQQDRQADVWNTNCSVHFAAPDDNSSKTDKDEIPTVSSYVDKNTQGMFPTFSHRIWNLPYYYPSS; this is encoded by the exons ATGTCATTCTTTGGCTGGATGAAATGGTCTAAAAGTTTTTCCGATAAAACTGGACAATACCCTAGCTCAGAAATTGTGAAGACCACCCTCCTGAGGGAGCTGAAATGGCACCTGAAAGAACGAGAACGGCTGATACAGGAGATAGAAAATGAGCAAAAAGATCAGAAGGCTGGTGTGGATTACAACTGGCTCAGGAGCCAACAGAGTCCTCAGATAACCATCCCAGCAACTGAACAAAGACAGCTTGAAGTCCTTTGCTCTCAAATCCAGCCTTGTCAAACCGGGATCATTCTCAGCAG GTTTCGAGAGGTTCTGGCAGAAAATGATGTCTTGCCTTGGGAAATTGTTTACATATTCAAGCAAGTGTTAAAGGAATTCCTAACCAATCTTGAAAAGGAAAGTCAGCAGGACAGACAGGCCGACGTTTGGAATACAAATTGCTCTGTACACTTTGCAGCGCCTGACGACAATTCCAGCAAAACAGACAAAGATGAGATCCCAACTGTATCCAGTTATGTTGACAAAAATACACAAGGCATGTTTCCAACGTTCTCCCACAGAATCTGGAATCTTCCCTACTACTACCCATCAAGTTAA